The Colius striatus isolate bColStr4 chromosome Z, bColStr4.1.hap1, whole genome shotgun sequence DNA window GGACCGCCGGTCTGCCGACACCGACAGCCGCCCCGACGGCGACCGCAGCTCCTGGGACCCTCGGAGAGCGCTCACGAGCCACTCGGGACCTCGGCCCGGGAACTGACGGTACCAGTGGATATAGTCATAGGAGTTGATGCTGGGGTGAGAGCAATTGATGGTGATGCCGATCTCCTCGCTGGTCTCTGCCCGCGGCTCCTGCTGCACCTGGGCTCTGCCCGCAGCCACTGCcgagagaaaagaaggaaaagcgctccaaagctgctctgcccagctctgcctgctgctgcccgcACTAaccccgcagccgccgccagcAGCGTCCCGACGTGATGAGGAGAAGAGTTTGCACAGGCTGTCAGCAGGTGCCCCGATGGAAGTGGCCCTTAATTGCTGTGGGAGAGCCGAGTGCGAGAACGCCGGGGGAAGGCTGGACGTgttgaggaaggaaagggaagcaaaGGCAAAAGAGGGAGGACGCGGCGAGCGGGAAGCAACGACTGATGGGCGATCCGGCAGGAGCCCggggaaaggcaggaaagagCGAGCGCCGGACACAGAAGCGAGCGCTGGGTTctgtgggggctgcagcagagggagggaaagaCGGGAGGCCGCTTCGGGATAGAGGTCGGTGAGGAAGCGCCGAGGGAGCCGCGGGGACCCCCAGGCTCAGCCCcggccccccgcagccccgcgcaCCCAGCAGCAGCGCGGCCAGCCCGGCcagccccgcgccccggccccgccgcatCCCGCCGCTCCGCCGCCCGCGCCTCGCTGTGCCCAGCCAGCCCCGGCCCTGGgctccggccccgccgcctcctccaCAACGcccccttctctcccctcccctcccctcccctcccctcccctcccctcccggcccggcccggcccggccctgcgCGGCCGCCGCTGACAGCTCCGCCCCGGGGCTCAGCCCCCAGCGGCCCCTCGCCCGGCCTCACACGGCTCCGGGGCTCTGCCGACAGCCTCCCTTCAGCTGCCTCTCTGcactcccagcccagctcagctgtgACAGGGCCCCCGCACCCTGCGAGGCCTTGGTGGGACCCTGCTCAGGACGTCCGCGTCCTCCCTGGCCCAGGGAGCTCCAGTCTGGACGCAGAACTCCAGACGTGGTCCCACAGGGGACACACAGTCACGGACACTTTCCTGCCCCTGCTGACAGCGCTTGTTCCAGCACAGCTCACCATGCCCTTGCTCTTTGCTGCAGGGGAACGTCTCTTGCTTATGCTCACCTCACTGTCTCCTCAACCCCAACATCCTTCTCTGGGCATCTGCTTCCCACACAGGGACTCCCCAGCACGTCTGGCTGCAAGGTCTTACTTCTACCCCAGACACAAACCCCCGACGTTCACACAAACGCAGCTGctcaaaaacacacacaaggacCAGAGCAGAGTGTGGACTCTGCTGAGGGCAGACGGGGACAACTGCATCAGGGCTCAGGCATTCTGGGCAGAGAAAAGCCCCAGCCATGCCCACGCCGTTCTTTGTGAGCTCTCAGGCAGCACACAAAAGAGACGAGGGAAAACAGGCCAGATGCTTTTCCTGAGGTCCATGTtagggaggaggggggcaaaGCCAACAAGACACCCCACAACAGCTATGGAGGCAACAACGAGTGCCCCTCAGGCTGAGCCTCTGAAGGAGGGAAAGAGCTGGACATGGCCCATGCTCAAGCttggcagctctgggacagcCAGCTGAGGAGGGCTgcatcctcctcctgagaaTGACGCTTCCGACGGCCCCTCCGGAGTGGCCCAGGCTGACACCAACTGCCTGCGCTGGACCCCTCCAGCACTTGAGCTGAGTCTGCTGCCCGCACTGCTGCATTCCTGCCTTGGAAACGCTGGGGCCTTTCATCCCAGAGCTCAGAAGCAGCCTTCACTGGGGAGTGGGCATGGCCCAGAGCTGGAAATGAAAAGGCAGCAGCGTTGGAAATGAAAGCACAGCCCATATCATTAGCTGCCACGGTTTGCATTTCAGGCGAGTGCGTCAGCAAATTGTTACCTCTGCAAAGGCTGCCTCAGGTCCTGCAGCCACGAAGGGCAGCTATAAAAGGCAGCCCAAGTCCCTGCTCTCTCATCCGCTTCTcctgcctccttctcctcctcggGAACAGGTGAGTCTGAAgccccttctcttccccttccaaaGAGGGATCTCTCCTCCAGAAACCTCTCTGCTGAGAGTGCTCCGTCCTGTCCTGGGCTCTGGTTCTTCTTCTCGTGCCAAtggaaagaagggagaggtcTGACTCGGTTTGGGAACTTGGAGGGAGCTTCCCACGTGCAGGCTGCTCTGTGGAGAGCGATGCAGAGCGtgtggctgctggcacagcttcCAGCTCCCCACTCGGTCGTGCCCGTGGCCGCCTCGTGCCAGTGTCCCCAGGCTGCTCCTCAGCCAGCGtgtgctctgctccctccttgTTGTGTCCCAGGTGAAACGCCAGCGCCAGCCATGTCCTGCTACAGCTCGTGCCAGCCCTGCGGCCCGACCCCGCTGGCCaacagctgcactgagccctgtgTCAGGCAGTGCCAGAGCTCCAACGTGGTCATCGAGCCTCCTGCTGTGGTGCtgaccctgcccggccccatcctcagctcttTCCCTCAGAACAccgttgtgggctcctccacctccgccgccgctggcagcatcctcagcagccagggagtgcccatctcctccgggGGCTTTGACCTCTCCAGCATCACCAGCCGCTACTGTGGCAGGAGATCCTCCCCCTGCTAAAGCCGCTGCTGCCAGCCCGGACGAGGACCTCCAGGAATCCAGCCGAGATGCTGGACTGAGGACACAGCTCACGGCCATCGCTTtggcagaggctgagcagccagggctgcccttgCACAGGAGGGCACCTGGGGCTCTCTGAAACCAGGGCCAACGTCTCGCTTCCCTGCCTTATTCTCTCTCCCATCTCCTGTCTCCTGTtctgctgggctgtgggagCCCCCGAGCCAAGCTGGGGCATCAGCTGGCCCCCGTCCCTGCGTGGTGCAGGCAGCTGGATGCCCTGTGGGATCTCCCCTGTGGGTGATGGGCACAGACTTTctgcagttgctgctgctgctgctcttcctgctCTGGGAGCCTCCTCTAGAGATTTCCCACCTCAGAGTCATTAAAGTTTTCTGCAtcccagcctctgcctctgAATAATCCTTTTCCTGGTGGGCACTGCCTCGTGTTGCCAAGGAGCAAAGGCAGGGCCTTGGGTGGCAGGGACAAGGTGGGGGCACAAGCTGGGCTTCGATCAGTGCCAGAGCAATGAGGAGCTGCCACATGGGGCAGTGGGGCCCTTGCAGccactgtctccagcagctgagcaagaacatcccctccctgccctgggttGTTGCACAGCCAAGGAAGCTCCCTGCACCGCGGTGTCTTGCACAGCACAGAGGTACAAGGCACTGTCAGAGACCTCGActtcctccagctgcaggaggctgtatTTCCCCGTGGTGTTCAGCACAGTCCTGAAACGGCCAGTGACCTTCTGGTCAGATCTTGCTTGATACGAGAGCAGCTGGGGAGCTTGGCCTTTCTTCTGCTGGTACCAGAGCAAGACATCGAAGCCAGAGCTCTGGTATGTGCAGGTAGTTTTGAAGGAGTCCCCCTGCTGCAGTGTGACTTCTCTTTGTGGCTGGGTGACGGTGACCTGCCCCATGGTGCCTGGAAGAAAGCACAGAGCAGATGGATCagaagagagaggcagagagagggttCAAAGGGCCTCTCCCCCCCTAGGAGACAGAGAAGGTTTCTGAAGtatctctgctttctgcctaCCAACAGCAAGAGCACCTTGAGAGAAGCAGGGCAGAGCCACAAATGCCAGCTGACATTTATCACAGCTTTCCTGGCTTTCAAGAGTATTTCCCCACATGGTCTGATGAAGCTGCTGAGGGTTTTGCCAGAAGAAGAAGTAggtgctgaggaaaaaaaggcaggacTTACCCAGCAGTGTCCCCAGAAGGACAGTGAGGACGAGGGATCCCAGGTGCATGCTGAGACCAAGCTGCCTGTTTGCTGTGTGAGAGAGTGCgcaaagcagctcccagccccgagatgacagagctgcaggaaaccacTCTGCTGGGGGAGCAAAGGAAGAAGAGCAGAGCTCTGTCCTTGCTGTGCCTGCAAGGCTCCTTCTGGGcttttccctcctgcagcagccagccctgtggCTGCCTCAGCCAAAGGCAGCATCAGCATCTCCCCAGGGAGGACCCCAGGGATGCcggtgctgggaaggggctgttcctgctcagctcacagggcagccctcacctccccagctccaggcgcctgctctgctgcacagccactgctggGACAAGGGGCAGCTCAGAGGCTTTCTGCCCACCCAGGGTACCCACCTTCCCTCAGGAGGCCTCAGATTCTGGGATCTTCTGGGAACAGGAGGCTCTTCTGTTTCCCTCatctcctgtttctttcctcagTCCCCTGGGAACCAACATCTCTCTCCCATACAGGAGCTggggcctggctgctgctgagctgcagataTCACTTGGCAGTCTTGGCCCTCCCAGGTGTCCTGCATTCCCTGCCAGATCCTGAATGCCCCCTCAGAGCTGGTGGAGTGCAGCTGAGGATGAGCACACAGCTGAACTGCCCtgctggggggggaggggggggaggatCCAATCCACAGCTTGCTTACCCATTTGGGTGCCCAAGGGGCTTCTCAGCCCCTTCCAGTACCTCACAGAGACACGGTTGGACAGGAACACAGCCTGAGTTTTCTTTGGCACCCCTGAAGGCCTCGGGGCCCTCAGTTGCTACCGTGGCTCCTGAGCTGACATCAGTCCCTGCCGGCTGCCAGCGTGGCTGCTGCCGACAGCTTCCCACACAGCTTCCCCTGAGCAGGGCCAAAAGGGGCTGTGCAATACAGACTCAGCATAACAAGAGCCCCCTCCTCCAACAGCGGCGGCtggtgagtgctgagggaagagTCCGAGCTGCACAGGCAGTGGGGACACTTCTCCTGAGCGCTCGCTGCTGTGTCCCGCTCCGTTTTGGCGGCTCGTGGCTGTTCCCGAGCCTGCTGGGGCAATGAACCCTCGTGGCAAGGAAGGCCAAGAGCACCCTGGGCTGC harbors:
- the LOC133628926 gene encoding feather keratin Cos2-3-like, giving the protein MSCYSSCQPCGPTPLANSCTEPCVRQCQSSNVVIEPPAVVLTLPGPILSSFPQNTVVGSSTSAAAGSILSSQGVPISSGGFDLSSITSRYCGRRSSPC